A window of the Dermacentor variabilis isolate Ectoservices unplaced genomic scaffold, ASM5094787v1 scaffold_12, whole genome shotgun sequence genome harbors these coding sequences:
- the LOC142566074 gene encoding unextended protein-like isoform X1, translated as MVSVLCDAGDKGCAVSTSAPRVASQCNLQRDADDEEDSPAERPPAGAVVSRRPRFSARYCRRCHGSRASRRARKPKRRARGRQRWDEQAPMVAASALLMVLCAAVAAAVAATVDGVLVMGRDGRWHSDEPVSVGQQTWLLLLGSDLDSERVSFTPRDGERGSICGHASALQPSSTDKNGSTTVVLPWRGRWFLCLRNGENWVHQGPAVSLTATGDPDVAVVSGVRAGGETVTTSKDGFMVLPVGEEVPLLLLGSNFSERTRVTLTTEKAARGVLCREQVLIDTWELRPLHGGLAARVTLKLPHSGEYQLCVSLSGRWVHQGSDPLVTLEGETALVPVWVNLLLIGTLLVWSGLFSGLTLGLMALDKTELKVIESCGTPEERDYARKILPLRRRGNYLLCTLVLGNVCVNSSFTILLDEMLSSGPVAVLLSTLGIVLLGEIIPQAICSRYGLAIGARTIIITKLFMIITFPLSWPISKLLDCVLGEEIGNVFDREKLTEYLRITKDYAQLENEELNIIFGALELTKKTAADIMTRIEDVYMLPYDAVLDFETMSEIVKRGYTRIPVYEGTKQNIVSLLNTKDLTFVDPDDAIPLATVCSFYKHPLSFVFQDETLDSLLREFKKGHSHMAFVRQVVQIENRDPSYNVTGLVTLEDVIEEIIQSEIIDETDVLTDNRRKQRRKDAQLLQDFSDFLKIGSGQQGKNVVSAQLAFASFQFLSTAVRAFTAEYVTPAVLRRLMAQNIFFTIKPSSGKNIFDAGKPCDFFTVVLEGRVRVTVGRESLVFEAGPFSYFGLPALTVEKGAFVPDYTVAPLSYVVYMKVSHSVYVAAVRASRLGRTDDPNDVAMQESNVPTEDHKQTTANSTDVKPTTPAVAWSGPANA; from the exons GCGGTGCCACGGCAGCCGAGCCAGCCGGCGCGCCCGGAAGCCCAAGAGACGCGCCCGTGGGCGACAGCGCTGGGATGAGCAGGCTCCGATGGTGGCGGCCAGCGCTCTGCTGATGGTGCTATGCGCGGCGGtggcggccgcggtggccgccaCCGTGGACGGCGTGCTCGTGATGGGACGCGACGGTCGCTGGCACAGCGACGAGCCGGTGTCCGTGGGTCAGCAGACTTGGCTGCTCCTGCTTGGCTCGGATCTCGACAGCGAGCGCGTGAGTTTCACGCCTCGCGACGGCGAGCGCGGAAGCATCTGCGGCCATGCATCCGCGCTGCAGCCGTCCTCCACGGACAAGAACGGTTCCACCACGGTTGTGCTGCCGTGGCGGGGCCGCTGGTTCCTCTGCCTGCGAAATGGCGAGAACTGGGTGCACCAGGGACCTGCTGTCAGCTTGACTGC CACAGGTGACCCGGACGTGGCCGTGGTTTCGGGCGTGCGCGCTGGCGGCGAGACGGTGACCACCAGCAAGGACGGCTTCATGGTGCTACCCGTGGGCGAGGAGGTGCCGCTCCTGCTGCTGGGCTCCAACTTTTCCGAGCGCACGCGCGTCACGCTCACCACTGAGAAAGCGGCCCGCGGAGTGTTGTGCCGCGAGCAGGTGCTCATCGACACTTGGGAGCTGCGGCCGCTGCACGGCGGCCTGGCCGCGCGCGTCACCCTCAAGCTTCCCCATTCGGGCGAGTACCAACTGTGCGTGTCGCTTTCCGGCCGCTGGGTGCACCAAGGCAGCGACCCGCTCGTCACGCTCGAGGGCGAAACAGCGCTGGTGCCTGTCTGGGTCAACCTCTTGCTCATCGGCACGCTGCTTGTCTGGTCCGGCCTCTTCAGCGGGCTCACGCTGGGTCTCATGGCGCTCGACAAAACCGAACTCAAAGTCATCGAGTCATGCGGCACTCCCGAGGAACGAGACTACGCGCGCAAAATACTACCGCTACGGCGTCGCGGAAATTACCTGCTGTGCACCCTGGTGCTCGGCAACGTGTGCGTAAACAGCAGTTTCACCATCCTGCTGGACGAGATGCTGAGCTCCGGCCCCGTGGCAGTGCTACTGTCCACCTTAGGCATTGTTTTGCTGGGAGAAATCATCCCGCAGGCCATTTGCTCCAGATACGGACTTGCCATTGGTGCGCGCACAATAATAATAACCAAATTGTTTATGATAATCACGTTTCCTCTCTCGTGGCCAATCTCCAAGCTGCTGGACTGTGTGCTCGGAGAGGAGATCGGTAATGTATTCGACCGCGAGAAACTTACCGAATATCTTCGAATCACCAAGGACTACGCGCAACTCGAGAATGAAGAGCTTAACATCATCTTCGGTGCTCTGGAACTGACAAAGAAAACAGCAGCTGACATCATGACGCGCATCGAGGATGTGTACATGCTTCCGTATGATGCTGTGCTCGACTTCGAGACCATGAGCGAAATCGTCAAGCGCGGCTACACACGCATCCCCGTCTACGAAGGTACCAAGCAGAACATTGTGTCGCTCCTGAACACCAAGGACCTGACGTTCGTGGACCCCGACGACGCCATCCCGCTGGCTACTGTGTGCAGCTTCTACAAGCACCCACTCAGCTTCGTGTTCCAGGACGAGACACTCGACTCGCTTCTGCGCGAGTTCAAGAAGGGTCACTCGCACATGGCATTTGTGCGACAGGTGGTGCAGATTGAAAACCGCGACCCCTCTTACAACGTGACGGGCCTGGTGACACTCGAGGACGTCATCGAGGAGATCATCCAGTCAGAGATTATCGACGAGACCGACGTCCTCA CCGACAACCGGCGCAAGCAACGGCGCAAGGACGCTCAGCTGCTGCAGGACTTCAGCGACTTCCTCAAGATTGGTAGTGGCCAGCAAGGCAAGAATGTGGTCTCGGCCCAGCTGGCCTTCGCCAGCTTCCAGTTCCTGAGCACGGCTGTGCGCGCCTTCACGGCCGAGTACGTGACGCCCGCCGTGCTGCGCCGACTCATGGCGCAGAACATCTTCTTCACGATCAAGCCTTCTTCCGGAAAGAACATATTCGATGCGGGCAAGCCGTGTGACTTCTTCACCGTCGTCCTCGAGGGACGCGTGCGTGTCACGGTTGGCAGGGAGAGCCTGGTGTTCGAGGCGGGGCCCTTCTCTTACTTTGGGCTGCCCGCGCTCACCGTCGAGAAGGGCGCTTTCGTGCCGGACTACACCGTCGCGCCACTTTCGTACGTGGTCTACATGAAGGTCAGCCACAGTGTGTACGTGGCCGCCGTGCGCGCGTCACGCCTGGGAAGGACGGACGACCCGAACGACGTGGCCATGCAAGAGTCCAACGTCCCAACCGAGGACCACAAGCAGACGACAGCCAACTCGACAGACGTCAAGCCAACGACGCCGGCGGTCGCGTGGTCCGGGCCGGCCAACGCATGA
- the LOC142566074 gene encoding unextended protein-like isoform X2, whose protein sequence is MVAASALLMVLCAAVAAAVAATVDGVLVMGRDGRWHSDEPVSVGQQTWLLLLGSDLDSERVSFTPRDGERGSICGHASALQPSSTDKNGSTTVVLPWRGRWFLCLRNGENWVHQGPAVSLTATGDPDVAVVSGVRAGGETVTTSKDGFMVLPVGEEVPLLLLGSNFSERTRVTLTTEKAARGVLCREQVLIDTWELRPLHGGLAARVTLKLPHSGEYQLCVSLSGRWVHQGSDPLVTLEGETALVPVWVNLLLIGTLLVWSGLFSGLTLGLMALDKTELKVIESCGTPEERDYARKILPLRRRGNYLLCTLVLGNVCVNSSFTILLDEMLSSGPVAVLLSTLGIVLLGEIIPQAICSRYGLAIGARTIIITKLFMIITFPLSWPISKLLDCVLGEEIGNVFDREKLTEYLRITKDYAQLENEELNIIFGALELTKKTAADIMTRIEDVYMLPYDAVLDFETMSEIVKRGYTRIPVYEGTKQNIVSLLNTKDLTFVDPDDAIPLATVCSFYKHPLSFVFQDETLDSLLREFKKGHSHMAFVRQVVQIENRDPSYNVTGLVTLEDVIEEIIQSEIIDETDVLTDNRRKQRRKDAQLLQDFSDFLKIGSGQQGKNVVSAQLAFASFQFLSTAVRAFTAEYVTPAVLRRLMAQNIFFTIKPSSGKNIFDAGKPCDFFTVVLEGRVRVTVGRESLVFEAGPFSYFGLPALTVEKGAFVPDYTVAPLSYVVYMKVSHSVYVAAVRASRLGRTDDPNDVAMQESNVPTEDHKQTTANSTDVKPTTPAVAWSGPANA, encoded by the exons ATGGTGGCGGCCAGCGCTCTGCTGATGGTGCTATGCGCGGCGGtggcggccgcggtggccgccaCCGTGGACGGCGTGCTCGTGATGGGACGCGACGGTCGCTGGCACAGCGACGAGCCGGTGTCCGTGGGTCAGCAGACTTGGCTGCTCCTGCTTGGCTCGGATCTCGACAGCGAGCGCGTGAGTTTCACGCCTCGCGACGGCGAGCGCGGAAGCATCTGCGGCCATGCATCCGCGCTGCAGCCGTCCTCCACGGACAAGAACGGTTCCACCACGGTTGTGCTGCCGTGGCGGGGCCGCTGGTTCCTCTGCCTGCGAAATGGCGAGAACTGGGTGCACCAGGGACCTGCTGTCAGCTTGACTGC CACAGGTGACCCGGACGTGGCCGTGGTTTCGGGCGTGCGCGCTGGCGGCGAGACGGTGACCACCAGCAAGGACGGCTTCATGGTGCTACCCGTGGGCGAGGAGGTGCCGCTCCTGCTGCTGGGCTCCAACTTTTCCGAGCGCACGCGCGTCACGCTCACCACTGAGAAAGCGGCCCGCGGAGTGTTGTGCCGCGAGCAGGTGCTCATCGACACTTGGGAGCTGCGGCCGCTGCACGGCGGCCTGGCCGCGCGCGTCACCCTCAAGCTTCCCCATTCGGGCGAGTACCAACTGTGCGTGTCGCTTTCCGGCCGCTGGGTGCACCAAGGCAGCGACCCGCTCGTCACGCTCGAGGGCGAAACAGCGCTGGTGCCTGTCTGGGTCAACCTCTTGCTCATCGGCACGCTGCTTGTCTGGTCCGGCCTCTTCAGCGGGCTCACGCTGGGTCTCATGGCGCTCGACAAAACCGAACTCAAAGTCATCGAGTCATGCGGCACTCCCGAGGAACGAGACTACGCGCGCAAAATACTACCGCTACGGCGTCGCGGAAATTACCTGCTGTGCACCCTGGTGCTCGGCAACGTGTGCGTAAACAGCAGTTTCACCATCCTGCTGGACGAGATGCTGAGCTCCGGCCCCGTGGCAGTGCTACTGTCCACCTTAGGCATTGTTTTGCTGGGAGAAATCATCCCGCAGGCCATTTGCTCCAGATACGGACTTGCCATTGGTGCGCGCACAATAATAATAACCAAATTGTTTATGATAATCACGTTTCCTCTCTCGTGGCCAATCTCCAAGCTGCTGGACTGTGTGCTCGGAGAGGAGATCGGTAATGTATTCGACCGCGAGAAACTTACCGAATATCTTCGAATCACCAAGGACTACGCGCAACTCGAGAATGAAGAGCTTAACATCATCTTCGGTGCTCTGGAACTGACAAAGAAAACAGCAGCTGACATCATGACGCGCATCGAGGATGTGTACATGCTTCCGTATGATGCTGTGCTCGACTTCGAGACCATGAGCGAAATCGTCAAGCGCGGCTACACACGCATCCCCGTCTACGAAGGTACCAAGCAGAACATTGTGTCGCTCCTGAACACCAAGGACCTGACGTTCGTGGACCCCGACGACGCCATCCCGCTGGCTACTGTGTGCAGCTTCTACAAGCACCCACTCAGCTTCGTGTTCCAGGACGAGACACTCGACTCGCTTCTGCGCGAGTTCAAGAAGGGTCACTCGCACATGGCATTTGTGCGACAGGTGGTGCAGATTGAAAACCGCGACCCCTCTTACAACGTGACGGGCCTGGTGACACTCGAGGACGTCATCGAGGAGATCATCCAGTCAGAGATTATCGACGAGACCGACGTCCTCA CCGACAACCGGCGCAAGCAACGGCGCAAGGACGCTCAGCTGCTGCAGGACTTCAGCGACTTCCTCAAGATTGGTAGTGGCCAGCAAGGCAAGAATGTGGTCTCGGCCCAGCTGGCCTTCGCCAGCTTCCAGTTCCTGAGCACGGCTGTGCGCGCCTTCACGGCCGAGTACGTGACGCCCGCCGTGCTGCGCCGACTCATGGCGCAGAACATCTTCTTCACGATCAAGCCTTCTTCCGGAAAGAACATATTCGATGCGGGCAAGCCGTGTGACTTCTTCACCGTCGTCCTCGAGGGACGCGTGCGTGTCACGGTTGGCAGGGAGAGCCTGGTGTTCGAGGCGGGGCCCTTCTCTTACTTTGGGCTGCCCGCGCTCACCGTCGAGAAGGGCGCTTTCGTGCCGGACTACACCGTCGCGCCACTTTCGTACGTGGTCTACATGAAGGTCAGCCACAGTGTGTACGTGGCCGCCGTGCGCGCGTCACGCCTGGGAAGGACGGACGACCCGAACGACGTGGCCATGCAAGAGTCCAACGTCCCAACCGAGGACCACAAGCAGACGACAGCCAACTCGACAGACGTCAAGCCAACGACGCCGGCGGTCGCGTGGTCCGGGCCGGCCAACGCATGA
- the LOC142566074 gene encoding unextended protein-like isoform X4: MVLPVGEEVPLLLLGSNFSERTRVTLTTEKAARGVLCREQVLIDTWELRPLHGGLAARVTLKLPHSGEYQLCVSLSGRWVHQGSDPLVTLEGETALVPVWVNLLLIGTLLVWSGLFSGLTLGLMALDKTELKVIESCGTPEERDYARKILPLRRRGNYLLCTLVLGNVCVNSSFTILLDEMLSSGPVAVLLSTLGIVLLGEIIPQAICSRYGLAIGARTIIITKLFMIITFPLSWPISKLLDCVLGEEIGNVFDREKLTEYLRITKDYAQLENEELNIIFGALELTKKTAADIMTRIEDVYMLPYDAVLDFETMSEIVKRGYTRIPVYEGTKQNIVSLLNTKDLTFVDPDDAIPLATVCSFYKHPLSFVFQDETLDSLLREFKKGHSHMAFVRQVVQIENRDPSYNVTGLVTLEDVIEEIIQSEIIDETDVLTDNRRKQRRKDAQLLQDFSDFLKIGSGQQGKNVVSAQLAFASFQFLSTAVRAFTAEYVTPAVLRRLMAQNIFFTIKPSSGKNIFDAGKPCDFFTVVLEGRVRVTVGRESLVFEAGPFSYFGLPALTVEKGAFVPDYTVAPLSYVVYMKVSHSVYVAAVRASRLGRTDDPNDVAMQESNVPTEDHKQTTANSTDVKPTTPAVAWSGPANA, encoded by the exons ATGGTGCTACCCGTGGGCGAGGAGGTGCCGCTCCTGCTGCTGGGCTCCAACTTTTCCGAGCGCACGCGCGTCACGCTCACCACTGAGAAAGCGGCCCGCGGAGTGTTGTGCCGCGAGCAGGTGCTCATCGACACTTGGGAGCTGCGGCCGCTGCACGGCGGCCTGGCCGCGCGCGTCACCCTCAAGCTTCCCCATTCGGGCGAGTACCAACTGTGCGTGTCGCTTTCCGGCCGCTGGGTGCACCAAGGCAGCGACCCGCTCGTCACGCTCGAGGGCGAAACAGCGCTGGTGCCTGTCTGGGTCAACCTCTTGCTCATCGGCACGCTGCTTGTCTGGTCCGGCCTCTTCAGCGGGCTCACGCTGGGTCTCATGGCGCTCGACAAAACCGAACTCAAAGTCATCGAGTCATGCGGCACTCCCGAGGAACGAGACTACGCGCGCAAAATACTACCGCTACGGCGTCGCGGAAATTACCTGCTGTGCACCCTGGTGCTCGGCAACGTGTGCGTAAACAGCAGTTTCACCATCCTGCTGGACGAGATGCTGAGCTCCGGCCCCGTGGCAGTGCTACTGTCCACCTTAGGCATTGTTTTGCTGGGAGAAATCATCCCGCAGGCCATTTGCTCCAGATACGGACTTGCCATTGGTGCGCGCACAATAATAATAACCAAATTGTTTATGATAATCACGTTTCCTCTCTCGTGGCCAATCTCCAAGCTGCTGGACTGTGTGCTCGGAGAGGAGATCGGTAATGTATTCGACCGCGAGAAACTTACCGAATATCTTCGAATCACCAAGGACTACGCGCAACTCGAGAATGAAGAGCTTAACATCATCTTCGGTGCTCTGGAACTGACAAAGAAAACAGCAGCTGACATCATGACGCGCATCGAGGATGTGTACATGCTTCCGTATGATGCTGTGCTCGACTTCGAGACCATGAGCGAAATCGTCAAGCGCGGCTACACACGCATCCCCGTCTACGAAGGTACCAAGCAGAACATTGTGTCGCTCCTGAACACCAAGGACCTGACGTTCGTGGACCCCGACGACGCCATCCCGCTGGCTACTGTGTGCAGCTTCTACAAGCACCCACTCAGCTTCGTGTTCCAGGACGAGACACTCGACTCGCTTCTGCGCGAGTTCAAGAAGGGTCACTCGCACATGGCATTTGTGCGACAGGTGGTGCAGATTGAAAACCGCGACCCCTCTTACAACGTGACGGGCCTGGTGACACTCGAGGACGTCATCGAGGAGATCATCCAGTCAGAGATTATCGACGAGACCGACGTCCTCA CCGACAACCGGCGCAAGCAACGGCGCAAGGACGCTCAGCTGCTGCAGGACTTCAGCGACTTCCTCAAGATTGGTAGTGGCCAGCAAGGCAAGAATGTGGTCTCGGCCCAGCTGGCCTTCGCCAGCTTCCAGTTCCTGAGCACGGCTGTGCGCGCCTTCACGGCCGAGTACGTGACGCCCGCCGTGCTGCGCCGACTCATGGCGCAGAACATCTTCTTCACGATCAAGCCTTCTTCCGGAAAGAACATATTCGATGCGGGCAAGCCGTGTGACTTCTTCACCGTCGTCCTCGAGGGACGCGTGCGTGTCACGGTTGGCAGGGAGAGCCTGGTGTTCGAGGCGGGGCCCTTCTCTTACTTTGGGCTGCCCGCGCTCACCGTCGAGAAGGGCGCTTTCGTGCCGGACTACACCGTCGCGCCACTTTCGTACGTGGTCTACATGAAGGTCAGCCACAGTGTGTACGTGGCCGCCGTGCGCGCGTCACGCCTGGGAAGGACGGACGACCCGAACGACGTGGCCATGCAAGAGTCCAACGTCCCAACCGAGGACCACAAGCAGACGACAGCCAACTCGACAGACGTCAAGCCAACGACGCCGGCGGTCGCGTGGTCCGGGCCGGCCAACGCATGA